The following proteins are co-located in the Opitutaceae bacterium genome:
- a CDS encoding UbiA family prenyltransferase, whose product MTLVEGPARGPFGIWLDLARAGNFPSIWSNALAALVLSAPLAGALPSPGLAALAFLAGSLAYAGGATLNDVVDLEFDRRHRPERAIPRGSVGRATAAWLGAAQLAAGLGLLVFLGAAPLAVLGLGAVILFYDWLHKRWAGSVALMAGCRILLAVSIGTLPRQEMRTAFVLWLAGLFLYIVILSLLARREHRPGVSSGRLDRMVRRLLAFIPLVDALALLVIAAWIPALCCAVAVPLGRWAQRLAASS is encoded by the coding sequence ATGACCCTGGTGGAAGGCCCTGCGCGCGGTCCGTTTGGAATCTGGCTCGACCTAGCGCGGGCCGGCAATTTCCCCTCGATATGGAGCAACGCCCTTGCGGCGCTGGTGCTCTCGGCTCCGCTGGCGGGGGCGCTGCCGTCGCCAGGGCTGGCTGCGCTTGCGTTTCTGGCGGGCAGCCTGGCGTACGCCGGCGGAGCGACGCTCAACGATGTCGTCGACCTTGAGTTCGACCGCAGGCATCGGCCCGAACGCGCGATTCCGCGCGGCAGCGTGGGGCGGGCGACCGCGGCTTGGCTGGGTGCGGCACAGCTTGCCGCGGGACTCGGACTGCTGGTCTTCCTGGGGGCGGCGCCGCTGGCGGTGCTTGGGCTCGGTGCAGTGATTCTTTTCTACGACTGGCTGCACAAGCGCTGGGCGGGCTCCGTGGCGCTGATGGCGGGCTGCCGGATCCTGCTCGCAGTGTCGATCGGCACGCTTCCCCGGCAGGAGATGCGCACGGCCTTTGTCCTCTGGCTTGCCGGACTGTTCCTTTACATCGTGATCCTCAGCCTGCTGGCGCGTCGGGAGCACCGTCCGGGCGTTTCCTCGGGGCGGCTGGATCGGATGGTCAGGCGCCTGCTCGCCTTCATTCCGCTGGTTGACGCCCTGGCATTGCTTGTAATTGCGGCCTGGATACCCGCGCTGTGCTGTGCAGTGGCGGTTCCCCTTGGACGCTGGGCGCAGCGCCTCGCCGCGTCGAGCTGA
- the eboE gene encoding metabolite traffic protein EboE: protein MKLNHGLHLAYCTNVHRGDTWEETWRALRDHTLAVRRRVAPGRSYAIGLRLSHRAAGELAQGDNLNAFRRWLDAEDCYVFTINGFPYGSFHGKRIKEQVYAPDWSTPERVAYTSLLFDLLAQLLPKGVAGSVSSVPGSFKPWIVLNAERRAAIFRNLIQAGRHIAELSERSGCDLHLGLEPEPCCQFETSEETVKFFDDWRQSDPAVDAEKLLRRVGVTYDCCHLAVEYESARVALNRLRDAGLRLSKLHISSALRLVPDKEGLAAVAKFDEPVYFHQVVAEELRNNHRRRYVDLSYAVADMEGCIPDDEWRVHFHLPLHAAPGSPFMDTRDHVLEAFDWLAASPGAIEHAEMETYTWEVLPRGLRLGIEEQLVREYAWTLRGLAARGLADEALATAVERECGSR, encoded by the coding sequence ATGAAACTCAATCACGGGCTTCATCTCGCCTACTGCACCAACGTCCATCGAGGCGACACCTGGGAGGAAACCTGGCGCGCGCTGCGGGATCACACGCTTGCGGTCAGGCGGCGCGTCGCCCCGGGCCGCAGTTATGCCATCGGCCTGAGACTCAGCCACCGTGCGGCCGGTGAACTGGCCCAGGGCGACAACCTGAACGCGTTTCGGCGCTGGCTCGATGCGGAGGACTGCTATGTTTTCACCATCAACGGATTTCCCTACGGCAGTTTTCACGGGAAGCGCATCAAGGAGCAGGTCTATGCGCCGGACTGGTCGACTCCGGAGCGGGTTGCGTACACTTCGCTGCTGTTCGATCTCCTTGCGCAATTGCTGCCCAAGGGAGTCGCCGGCAGTGTCAGCTCGGTGCCTGGTTCCTTCAAGCCGTGGATAGTTCTGAATGCGGAGAGGCGGGCGGCGATTTTCCGGAATCTCATCCAGGCCGGCCGCCATATTGCGGAACTTTCGGAACGAAGCGGATGCGATCTTCACCTCGGCCTGGAGCCGGAGCCCTGCTGCCAGTTTGAGACATCGGAGGAGACCGTGAAGTTTTTCGACGACTGGAGGCAGTCGGATCCCGCGGTTGACGCGGAGAAGCTCCTCAGGCGCGTGGGGGTCACCTACGACTGCTGTCACCTGGCGGTTGAATACGAGTCGGCGCGCGTGGCGCTCAATCGGCTGCGTGACGCCGGGCTGCGCCTGAGCAAGCTGCACATCAGCTCCGCGCTTCGCCTGGTGCCGGACAAGGAGGGGCTGGCGGCGGTGGCGAAGTTCGACGAACCCGTCTATTTCCACCAGGTTGTGGCCGAGGAGCTGAGAAACAACCATCGCCGCCGGTATGTGGACCTTTCCTATGCGGTGGCCGACATGGAAGGCTGCATTCCCGATGACGAATGGCGCGTGCACTTTCACCTGCCGCTTCATGCCGCGCCGGGTAGTCCATTCATGGATACACGCGACCATGTGCTTGAGGCGTTCGACTGGCTGGCGGCCAGTCCCGGGGCGATCGAGCATGCGGAGATGGAGACCTACACCTGGGAGGTGCTGCCGCGCGGGCTCCGCCTGGGCATCGAGGAGCAGCTTGTGAGGGAGTATGCGTGGACCCTTCGCGGGCTCGCGGCGCGCGGTCTTGCCGACGAAGCGCTCGCAACGGCGGTTGAGAGGGAATGCGGTTCGCGATGA